GCGGGCAAGGCCGAGCACACCTCGTTCGAGGTGGATGTCGTCTCGCTCCACATTCACGAGCGTATCTCCACCAAGGCCATTCTGCGAGCCGTGCGCCGACCGCAGCCAATTCAACCCGACCTGTTCGGCGAAACGCCCCTGCCAGCCGACCAACAGATCGAGTTCTACCAGCACGAGGTCGGATGGGCCAACCGCCTGATTCTGGGCGACTCGCTGCTGGTGATGAACTCGCTCCTGGTCAAGGAAGGGATGGCGGGCAAGGTGCAGATGATCTACATTGATCCGCCCTACGGCATCAAGTATTCAAGCAACTTCCAGCCCCGCATTGACCGGCGCGATGTGAAGGACAAGGAGGAGGACCTCACCCACGAGCCAGAGCAGATCAAGGCCTACCGGGACACCTGGAAGCTGGGCATCCACTCCTATCTCACCTACCTGCGGGATCGCCTGCTCTTGGCGCGGGAGCTGCTTACCGAGAGCGGCTCCATCTTCGTGCAGATCAACGACGAGAACCTCCACTTGGTGCGGTGTCTCCTGGACGAGGTGTTCGGGCGGGAGAACTTTGTGGCGGTAGTGGCGTTTAGGAAGACAGGAGGCCTTGGATCCGGTGGCCTCACCGTCATAGATGATTTTCTGCTCTGGTACGCAAAAAGGCGTGCTCAGTTGAAGTATCGGCAGTTGTACCTATCCAAGACCGTCACTGGAACTGCGGAGCAGTATCGCTGTATAGAACTTCGCGATGGCATGAAGGCGCGATTGGGAGATTCACCGGCTGATGCTCTGCTGTTCCAGCCTACCTCGCTGCACACAATGTTCGCTACCGTTGCCTGTGTTTATGCGTTGGACCTTAATGGCAGAGTGTTCCGCCCCCCTCAGAATCGACAATGGTCAACTACTCCCGACGGAATGCAACGGTTGAAGGAGGCTGGCCGCATAACAGTGGCTGGGGCTAGTCCTCGCTATGTGCGCTACCTGAGCGACTTCCCCATCGTTGAACTGACTACTGTATGGGATGACACAATGGGGGCAGAAGACAAGATGTACGCGGTCCAAACCGCCAGTAAAGTCATCGAGCGTTGCATTCTCATGACCACCGACCCGGGCGACCTGGTGTTCGACCCGACCTGCGGTTCCGGCACCACGGCCTACTGCGCCGAGAAGTGGGGCCGGCGCTGGATCACCTGCGATACCTCCCGCGTGGCCCTGGCGATCGCCCGCCAGCGCCTGATGACGGCCAAGTTTGACTATTACGAACTGTGTGACCCGGAACGCGGCCCGGCGGGTGGTTTTGTCTACGAGACGGTGCCCCACATCACATTGGAGAGCATTGCCAAGAACACCGAGATTGACGCCATCGCCGCCAAATACCAGCCGCAGATTGACCAGGCGCTGGCAGAGCTGAACGAGGCGCTCAGGGGTAAACGGATAGAAATCGAGGTCAAAGAAGGCGGTCGCGCGGGGCAATTCGTGGATTTTTCTGCCCCCGACAGTAAAACTGCGACGCTGCCGAGTGGGCAGAAGGTTAGGGTTAACGAGTTGCTGGAATGGGAAGTCCCCCGCGAGGTGCCCCATCCGGTCTGGCCCAAGGAAGCCCACGACGCCTACTGGCAATTGCTGAAACTCAAGCGCTCGGGACAGTTGGGGGCGGAAGAGAAGGCGGCTGCTTTGTTAGAAACGGTCTATCGCCTGACCGGTCATCGCTGGGAGTGCCTCGAGGAGGTGCCCGACCCGATGCCTCCGGAAGGTTGGCCCGACGAGGCCAAAGCGGCCCTGGGGCGTTTCTGGGAGCTCAAGCGCCAGAAGCGAAAGGAGATCGACGAGAGCATCCAGCGCAACGCTCCACAAGAGACGCTTTACGACCGGCCCAAAGTGGTGCGCGGCGTGGTCCGCGTCTCCGGTCCGTTCACCGTCGAGGCCATTCCCGTGCCGGCGGTGGAAGACCCAACACAAACACCCATTCCGCAGTTTGAGGCAGAAGAGGCGCAAGCCCGTGTCAGCGACCGCGGAGGGGATTACCTGACGACGATGATCAACCTGCTCAAACAGCAGGGCGGGGTGCTCTTCCCCGGCGGGAAGCGACTGGAGTTGCAGGGTTTGCGACCATTGAACCTGGGATATTTGCATGCCGAGGCGGAAGCCGGGCAAAACGGGGAGGCGCTGCGGGTGGCGATCAGTTTTGGACCCCAACACGGGCCGGTGATTGCGCACCAAGTGCAGGAGGCGATCCCTACGGCCAAGATGAACGGCTACCAGGTGTTGATCGTGGCGGGATTTGCCTTTGATCCGGAGGCCCAGGCGCTCATCCAGAAGGCCCCGGTGGCGGGGCTTCAGGTGCATTTTGCCAACATCTCGCCCGATGTCTTGGTGGGCGATCTGCTCAAGACCACCCGTGCCAGCCAGATTTTCACCGTTTTCGGCCAGCCCGATGTGCGGGTGGAGAAGCAGAAGGACGGGACGTACATTGTGGAGCTGCGTGGCGTGGACATTTATGACCCGCTGACGGGCGAGGTACAGAGCACCCGGGGCGACGATGTGGCCGCCTGGTTTCTGGACACCGACTACGATGGCAAGACTTTCCACATTTGTCAGGCGTTCTTTCCTGGGGACGATAAGGCTTGGGAAAAGCTCGAGCGGGCGCTCAAAGCACAGATTGACTCTGAGGCCTTCGAGCGGATGCGCGGCACCGTCTCCTTCCCCTTCCAGCCTGGCGAGCATCGGCGCATTGCCGTGAAGGTCATTGATTTTCGGGGGAATGAGGTGGTGCGGGTGGTGCAGTTGGGCGGAGGCGCTGCCTATGAGATTTGATCCCGAACGCCATCATCGCCGCAGCATTCGTTTGCGGGGGTATGATTACACCCAGCCGGGGGCGTATTTCGTGACGGTTTCCACGCAGGGTCGGGCGTCTCTTTTCGGCGAGGTGGCAGACGGGGAAATGCGGTTGAACGAGGTGGGACGCATTGTCCAGCGGTGTTGGGAGGGCTATTCCCGAACATTTTCCGCACATTGAATCGGGTGCCTTTGTGGTCATGCCGAATCACGTGCATGGGATATTGGTAATCACCGGGGCACGGCATGATTTGGTAGGGGCACGGCATGCCGTGCCCCTACCAAACGATGTGCCCCCACCGAACAATGCGCTCATATCAAATAATGCCGTGCCCCTACAAGAACGGTTTGGCAAACCCGTTGCGGGTTCTATACCAACCATCGTGCGGTCGTTTAAATCCGCCGTTACCCGCGAGGTCAACCCCCTACGCGGTATGCCAGGGGCACCCGTCTGGCAACGCAATCATTACGAACACATCATTTGGAACGAGGAATCCCTGCAGCGCATTCGGGAATACATTTGGACCAACCCCTTACGCTGGCACCTGGATCGGGAGAATCCGAATCCGACGGGGATGGATGATTTCGACCGGTGGCTGGCTGCATTGGGGAAGATCGGGGCTCAGCGAGGGAGAATGGACAATGAACAAACTTGAAGCACTCATTCGCCAATTGCCCCCGGAATTGCAGCAAGAAGTGGCCGACTTCGTGGAATTCCTGCTGCAGAAGCGGGCCCGGAGATCGGCAAAGCCGCTGCGCCAAGATTGGGCCGGCGCCCTGAAGGAGTACCGGGACCAATACACGGCGCTTGACCTGCAGAAAAAGGCGTTGGAGTGGCGAGGCGACTGAGCATGTATCTTGTGGACACGAA
This is a stretch of genomic DNA from Thermogutta terrifontis. It encodes these proteins:
- a CDS encoding DUF2281 domain-containing protein, producing the protein MNKLEALIRQLPPELQQEVADFVEFLLQKRARRSAKPLRQDWAGALKEYRDQYTALDLQKKALEWRGD
- a CDS encoding transposase, translating into MPNHVHGILVITGARHDLVGARHAVPLPNDVPPPNNALISNNAVPLQERFGKPVAGSIPTIVRSFKSAVTREVNPLRGMPGAPVWQRNHYEHIIWNEESLQRIREYIWTNPLRWHLDRENPNPTGMDDFDRWLAALGKIGAQRGRMDNEQT
- a CDS encoding site-specific DNA-methyltransferase — its product is MAKKKQSRSGGDGNNVKDFRHANSKRKNNPPAGIAPTYESRQRETKSYRYDPHLDPQLVWAGKAEHTSFEVDVVSLHIHERISTKAILRAVRRPQPIQPDLFGETPLPADQQIEFYQHEVGWANRLILGDSLLVMNSLLVKEGMAGKVQMIYIDPPYGIKYSSNFQPRIDRRDVKDKEEDLTHEPEQIKAYRDTWKLGIHSYLTYLRDRLLLARELLTESGSIFVQINDENLHLVRCLLDEVFGRENFVAVVAFRKTGGLGSGGLTVIDDFLLWYAKRRAQLKYRQLYLSKTVTGTAEQYRCIELRDGMKARLGDSPADALLFQPTSLHTMFATVACVYALDLNGRVFRPPQNRQWSTTPDGMQRLKEAGRITVAGASPRYVRYLSDFPIVELTTVWDDTMGAEDKMYAVQTASKVIERCILMTTDPGDLVFDPTCGSGTTAYCAEKWGRRWITCDTSRVALAIARQRLMTAKFDYYELCDPERGPAGGFVYETVPHITLESIAKNTEIDAIAAKYQPQIDQALAELNEALRGKRIEIEVKEGGRAGQFVDFSAPDSKTATLPSGQKVRVNELLEWEVPREVPHPVWPKEAHDAYWQLLKLKRSGQLGAEEKAAALLETVYRLTGHRWECLEEVPDPMPPEGWPDEAKAALGRFWELKRQKRKEIDESIQRNAPQETLYDRPKVVRGVVRVSGPFTVEAIPVPAVEDPTQTPIPQFEAEEAQARVSDRGGDYLTTMINLLKQQGGVLFPGGKRLELQGLRPLNLGYLHAEAEAGQNGEALRVAISFGPQHGPVIAHQVQEAIPTAKMNGYQVLIVAGFAFDPEAQALIQKAPVAGLQVHFANISPDVLVGDLLKTTRASQIFTVFGQPDVRVEKQKDGTYIVELRGVDIYDPLTGEVQSTRGDDVAAWFLDTDYDGKTFHICQAFFPGDDKAWEKLERALKAQIDSEAFERMRGTVSFPFQPGEHRRIAVKVIDFRGNEVVRVVQLGGGAAYEI